Within the Bradyrhizobium cosmicum genome, the region GATCCTCCACGCGCTCGCGCGCGCGCCCGAGATGATCGTCGGCGAGCATTGCGATCATCGCAGGGACGTCCTCGCGCCGCGCGGGACGGATGGAAACGGACTTATCGTTCATACGGGAAACTCCAGGCTCGGCGCAGGGACTCAGCGCGCTGGCGGCAGGCCGAGAGAGGCCTCGGCCTCGCCGATCCAGCGGCGAACGGCCGGATAACGGCCGAGATCGAAGCCGCCTTCATGCGCGAGGCGCGTATAAGCGAGCAGCGAGACGTCGGCGAGCGAAACCTCTTCGCCGGCGAAGAAGCGGTTTGCGGCCAAGTGCCGCTCCATCCGGTCGAGCGCCGCATAGCCGCGCTTGACCTTCTCGGGATCGAGCTCGGATGCATCCTTGCCGAGATAAACCAGCTGGAAGCGGCACACCGCGATGTAGGGCTCGTGGCTGTACTGCTCCCAGAACAGCCATTCGTCCATCTTGGCCGCAGCGAAGGCATCGCGCGGGATCAGCGCGCTGTCGCGGGCGAGATAGCGGATGATGGCATTGGACTGCGCCAGCGTGCGGCCGTCGTCGAATGCGACCGTCGGCACCTGGCCGGCGCCGTTCATCTTCAGGAATTGCGGC harbors:
- a CDS encoding glutathione S-transferase family protein, which produces MQIYGDSNSGNCLKVKWVCDKLALPYQWIEIDTRKGETRTPQFLKMNGAGQVPTVAFDDGRTLAQSNAIIRYLARDSALIPRDAFAAAKMDEWLFWEQYSHEPYIAVCRFQLVYLGKDASELDPEKVKRGYAALDRMERHLAANRFFAGEEVSLADVSLLAYTRLAHEGGFDLGRYPAVRRWIGEAEASLGLPPAR